The Polyangium aurulentum genomic interval ATCGAGCCTGAACTCGTCGATGCCGCGCTTGGCCTGTTCGAGCGCGTTGCCGAGCCGCGAGAGGATCCAGCGGTTCGCGAGCGTCGTCGCCGGAGGCGGAGCGTTCCTCACGGTCGCGCCTTCGAGGTACGGCAGCGCGAAGCGAACCGCGTTCCAGATCTTGTTGCAGAAGTGCCGGTTGCCCTCGATCTTCTTCGGCGACAGCGGGATGCGACGCGCCTGCGGCGAGTAGGTGCAGAGCGTGAAGCGCACCGCGTCGGCGCCGTAGGAGGCGAAGCCCGCGCCCATCTGCGCGGCCGAGGGGTAGGCCTTCTTGAACTTGCGCAGCGCCTCGTCCTTCGGCGCGCCGGGCAGCGCCTTGTCGACGACCGCGTCGAAGTCGGCCCCGTGCACGAGGTCGAGCGGGTCGATCACGTTGCCCTTCACCTTGCTCATCTTCTCGCCCGTCTCGTCGACGACGAGTCCGTGCAGGAGGATCCGGCGGAAGGGCGGCGCGCCCATGAAGTGGATGCCCATCATCATCATGCGGGCCACCCAGAAGAAGAGGATGTCGTAGCCGGTCTCGAGATCGCTCGCCGGATAGAACGTGCGCAGCGCGGGCGTGTTGTCGGGCCAGCCGAGCGTCGAGAAGGGCCACAGGCCGCTCGAGAACCACGTGTCGAGCACGTCCTCGTCCTGGCGGAGTTTGTCAGAGCCGCACTTCTCGCAGGCCGAGGGATCCTCGTTCGCGACCGTGATGTGCCCGCACCCGTCGCAGTAGAACGCCGGCACGCGGTGACCCCACCAGAGCTGGCGCGAGATGCACCAGTCGAGGATGTTCGCCATCCAGTGCTCGTACGTCTTCGTCCACTCCTCGGGGATGATCTGCACGTGCCCGTGCCGCACGGCCGCGAGCGCGGGGCCCGCGAGGGGCTTGGTGCGCACGAACCACTGCGTCGAGATCATCGGCTCGACGATCGAGTTGTTGCGCTCGCTCCGCGGGAGCACGAGCTGGTGGTTCTTCGAGCCGCGCGCGAGGCCCTTCTCCTCGAGCGCCTTCTTCACGGCCTTGCGCGCGACGAACCTGTCCTGTCCGGCGAACGGACCGCCCTGCGCGTTGAGCGTGCCGTCCTTGTTCAGGATCGAGATCATCTCGAGCCCGTGCCGCTTGCCGGTCTCGAAGTCGTTGAAGTCGTGCGCGGGCGTGACCTTCACCGCGCCCGTGCCGAACTTCGGGTCGACCAGGATCGCGTCCGTCACGATCGGGATCGTCCGATCCACGAACGGGTGCTTGAGGCGCTTGCCGTGCAGGTGCTTGTAGCGCGGGTCGTCGGGGTGCACCGCGACGGCCGTGTCGCCGAGCATCGTCTCGGGGCGCGTCGTGGCGACGACGATCTCGCCCTCCATGCCGTCGATCGGATAGGCGAACTCGAACAGCTCGCCGTTCGCCTCCTCGTTCTCGACCTCGAGGTTCGACAGCACGGTCTGCGCCTCGCAGTCCCAGTGCACGAGGCGCGTGTCGCGGTAGATGAGCCCCTCTTTGTACAGGCGCACGAACGCCTCGCGCACGGCGCGGGACATGTCGGGGTCCATCGTGAACTTGGTGCGGTCCCAGTCCGCGCTCACGCCGATGACGCGCTGCTGCTCGAGGATCCGGCCGCCGCTCTGCGCCTTCCACTGCCAGACGCGCTCGATGAACGCCTCGCGCCCGAGGTCGTGCCGGCTCTTGCCCTCACGCTTGAGCTGCCGCTCGACCACGGTCTGCGTCGCGATGCCCGCGTGATCGACGCCCGGCTGCCACAGCGTGTTGAAGCCGCGCATGCGATGCCAGCGGACGAGCACGTCCTCGATCGCGCACATGAGCGCGTGGCCGATGTGGAGCGACCCCGTGACGTTCGGGGGAGGCATCGGGAGCACGTAGCGGGGGCGCGGATCGCTCGGGTCCGGGTTGGCCGAGAAGACGCCGTGCTCGGTCCAGTACGCGTACCAGCGCGGCTCGACGTCCTTGGGCTCGTAGGCTTTCGCGAGTTCGTTGCTCGTGCTCATGGCGAGGCGGAGAGATTGCCATAGAGCGCCCCGCGCGCACGCGACTTGCCCGCGCCGCGACCGACAAGCACGAAAGCCCGGGGCAGCGCTCCTCGTGAAAGGAGCACCCCGGGCTTCGGGTGACGCGTCCGCAGGCGGACGGCGACTACTTCGTCAGGCGCGCGATCTCTTCGCGGATGATCGTCTCGGCCATGACCGGGACGACCTCCCACACGACGCGCTCGATGACGTCGCGGGAGAGCGCGAGGACGCCCTCGATTTGCTGCGCGTTCAGGCCGAGCTCCTCGAGGCGCGCGGTCATCTGGCCGTTGATCGCAGCAGCCGCCGCGGGCGAGACCCCGGGCGCTGCCTTGGGCTGCATCGGGATGCCGCCTGCGGGCGTGGGCGTCGCGACGGGCTTGGCCGCAGCAGGCTCGGGCTTGGCGGGAGCCGCCGTCGGCGCGTTCTGGCCCGGATTGTAGAGCAGCGTCTTGGCTCGCTGAGGCGCCGCAGCCGTGGGAGCCGAAGCCCCCGCAGCGGCCACGGGCGTCTTCACGGGCTGGACCTGCTGTCCTGCCGCCGCAGCCGCCGGGGCGACCGCAGGAGCCGCCGCGGCCGCAGCCTTGGGCGCTTGCGCAGGTGCCGACAAGAGCTTCTTGACCTTGTCGATCATCTGCTGCGTGTCGTACGGCTTGTCCATGTGGTCATCGGCCTGAGCGGCCGAGCCCTTGGCAGCGTCGTACGGGTTCTGCTTGGACGAGAGGATCAGGACGGGCGTCGTGGGGGAGGCCTGTTTGATCGCCTTGCAGAGCTCGTAGCCGTTTCTGCCCTCGAGCGTGACGTCGGCGATGACAACCGCCGGCTTCTCGGTCTTGAGCTTTTCGAGGGCGGCATCGGGCCCGTTTACCGTGACGCAACGAAACTCGGGACCAGCGAACGTGATCTCGAGGACCTTACGCATGGTCACGCTGTCGTCGACGGCGAGGATGGTGCTGGCCACGGAAGGGTCTCCTCCAGGTAAACCGGCGCGGGAGCAGTCCGGCGGCGCTTATCTTCGGCCGCGCGCGCGCAATGTGTCAACAAGCCGGATGATTTTCCGCGCCGGCCGCCTCTGCAAGCACATGCGTGCAGCGCGCGCCGTCGCGGTTTTTGTTCCAAGAACGCGGGCAGCATAGCGCACGCCGGGGCCCCGAGGGAAAATAGGCGGCGATCTCTCCGCAAAGCGATCCAGCGTCCCGTCCGACCACGGGCTCTGCCGTCCAGGGCCCTCCATCCACCCCTCCGGTCCCCCTCCTCATGACCTCCCGCCGAACCCCCCGATCGATGCCCCCCCAGCCCGAGGCCCGAGCGCCGGGCAAACGCGCGAAAGGCCCGGACAAGCGCCCCTCGGCCCCCGCCCGCGGCCCGCTCTCGCCCGCGGCGCCGAGCGCGACCGGCGCCCCCGACAAGACGTGGACCGTGCCCGAGCCGCTCGGCGGCAGGCCGCTCGACGGGATCGTGCGCGAGTTTCTGGGGGTGCCCTGGTCGGAGGCGCGCAAGCTCATCGAGACGGGGAAGATCGCGGTGGGCGACGAGGTCGTGACGGACACGACCCGGCGCACGCGTGCGGGCGTGACCGTGGCGCTGCGCATGCGCGCCCCGCTGCCCAAGACCGCGCGTGTGCAACGGCTCGGCGAGGAGCTCATCGTCTACGTCGACCCGAGCGTGGTGGTCGTGCGCAAGCCGGCCGGCATCAGCACGGTGCCCTACGGCGACGAGTCGCCCACCGAGCGTGAAGAGACGCTCGACGCGATCGTGCGCGAGCTGCTCGCGAAGCGGGATCACGTCCGCGGACGCGCGCCGCTCGGCGTCGTGCAGCGGCTCGACAAGGTGACGAGCGGCCTCATCGTGTTCACGCGCTCGTTCTCCGCGAAGAAGCACCTCGGCCAGCAGCTCCGCGTGCACTCGGTGCACCGCGTCTATCACGCCATCGCGCACGGCGACATCACGCGCCAGGTGACGCACCGCTCGCGGCTCATCGCGGACCGCGGCGATGGACTGCGCGGATCGCTCGGCGAGCGAGAGCTGCGCGGCGAGGGGCAGATGGCCGTGACGCACGTGACGCCGATCGAGCGGCTGCGCGGCGCGACGCTGGTCGCGTGTCGGCTCGAGACGGGACGAACGCACCAGATCCGCATCCACCTGGCCGAGTCGGGTCATCCGCTCGTGGGCGAGCGCGTCTACGTGCGCGACTACGCGGGCCCGACGATCGAGGCGCCGCGGCTGATGCTGCACGCCGCGGAGCTCGGCTTCGATCATCCGGCGGACAACAGGAAGATGCTCTTCAAGGAGCCGCCCCCCGAGGACTTCCAGAAGGTGCTCGCCTCGCTCCGCCTGGGCTAGCGCTTGTTGCCGCCGAGCGCCTCGCTCAGCGCGGCCGCCGTCGCGTCGACGAGCGGCATCACCTTCGCGTAGTCCATGCGCGTCGGGCCGAGGACGCCCACGGTCCCGGCCACGCGGCCTCGTTCGGTGTAGGGCGCGACGATGAGGCTCAGGTCGCCGTCGCCGAGCTCGCCCGCCTCGCTGCCGACGAACACGGTGACCGCGCCGGCGGCGATGACCTTGTCGAGGATGCGCAGCAGGTCCTCGCGATCGGTGAGCGCGCGCAGGAGCTTCTTCAGGCGCGAGGCGTCGGTGTACTCGGGCAGGTCGATGAGGCGGCCCTGGCCTTCGATGACGACGTCGTTGCGGCGCGCGACGTCCGCGGTGGCGCGGCTCGCGAGCTCGAAGGCGCGGCGGCGCAACGCGTCGAGGGCGACGCGCTCGTCGGCGAGGCGGCGCGCGAACAGGTCGCGCACCTCGCCGAGGGAGCGGCCCTCGATCACGTCGGCGAGCAGGTTGTGGATGCGCGTGAGCTCAGGCTCGCTCGGCTGCTCTTCGATCTGGATGAAGCGGTTCTCCACGGTGCC includes:
- a CDS encoding response regulator transcription factor; this encodes MASTILAVDDSVTMRKVLEITFAGPEFRCVTVNGPDAALEKLKTEKPAVVIADVTLEGRNGYELCKAIKQASPTTPVLILSSKQNPYDAAKGSAAQADDHMDKPYDTQQMIDKVKKLLSAPAQAPKAAAAAAPAVAPAAAAAGQQVQPVKTPVAAAGASAPTAAAPQRAKTLLYNPGQNAPTAAPAKPEPAAAKPVATPTPAGGIPMQPKAAPGVSPAAAAAINGQMTARLEELGLNAQQIEGVLALSRDVIERVVWEVVPVMAETIIREEIARLTK
- the hrcA gene encoding heat-inducible transcriptional repressor HrcA, encoding MSDLTNRSRKILLAVVTEFIATGAPVGSRTLARKYGLDLSAASVRNVLADLEDAGYLKSPHTSAGRIPTDRALRLFIDTLVEVRPLAPEEQAKLGKRVAEIYAMADDPMREAGRYLSELSGTAAVIAAPRTELRALSQLRFIPTRPGQLLAVIVFADGTVENRFIQIEEQPSEPELTRIHNLLADVIEGRSLGEVRDLFARRLADERVALDALRRRAFELASRATADVARRNDVVIEGQGRLIDLPEYTDASRLKKLLRALTDREDLLRILDKVIAAGAVTVFVGSEAGELGDGDLSLIVAPYTERGRVAGTVGVLGPTRMDYAKVMPLVDATAAALSEALGGNKR
- a CDS encoding RluA family pseudouridine synthase; translation: MPPQPEARAPGKRAKGPDKRPSAPARGPLSPAAPSATGAPDKTWTVPEPLGGRPLDGIVREFLGVPWSEARKLIETGKIAVGDEVVTDTTRRTRAGVTVALRMRAPLPKTARVQRLGEELIVYVDPSVVVVRKPAGISTVPYGDESPTEREETLDAIVRELLAKRDHVRGRAPLGVVQRLDKVTSGLIVFTRSFSAKKHLGQQLRVHSVHRVYHAIAHGDITRQVTHRSRLIADRGDGLRGSLGERELRGEGQMAVTHVTPIERLRGATLVACRLETGRTHQIRIHLAESGHPLVGERVYVRDYAGPTIEAPRLMLHAAELGFDHPADNRKMLFKEPPPEDFQKVLASLRLG
- a CDS encoding valine--tRNA ligase — protein: MSTSNELAKAYEPKDVEPRWYAYWTEHGVFSANPDPSDPRPRYVLPMPPPNVTGSLHIGHALMCAIEDVLVRWHRMRGFNTLWQPGVDHAGIATQTVVERQLKREGKSRHDLGREAFIERVWQWKAQSGGRILEQQRVIGVSADWDRTKFTMDPDMSRAVREAFVRLYKEGLIYRDTRLVHWDCEAQTVLSNLEVENEEANGELFEFAYPIDGMEGEIVVATTRPETMLGDTAVAVHPDDPRYKHLHGKRLKHPFVDRTIPIVTDAILVDPKFGTGAVKVTPAHDFNDFETGKRHGLEMISILNKDGTLNAQGGPFAGQDRFVARKAVKKALEEKGLARGSKNHQLVLPRSERNNSIVEPMISTQWFVRTKPLAGPALAAVRHGHVQIIPEEWTKTYEHWMANILDWCISRQLWWGHRVPAFYCDGCGHITVANEDPSACEKCGSDKLRQDEDVLDTWFSSGLWPFSTLGWPDNTPALRTFYPASDLETGYDILFFWVARMMMMGIHFMGAPPFRRILLHGLVVDETGEKMSKVKGNVIDPLDLVHGADFDAVVDKALPGAPKDEALRKFKKAYPSAAQMGAGFASYGADAVRFTLCTYSPQARRIPLSPKKIEGNRHFCNKIWNAVRFALPYLEGATVRNAPPPATTLANRWILSRLGNALEQAKRGIDEFRLDEAALALYHFFWGELCDWFLELTKPVLNPGAGAKEGPERDETRDVLAFVVEASIRALHPFMPFITEELWHRLPRPADAPKSVALARYPEPGDAPRDAEAERDMGAVQAVISAARSIRSEHEVHPGAEVPLVFRAEDERATSLLRSEMRAIKTLVKTSGEPAIEPRGAARTPGTVMSMAAGIEVLVNLRGLVEGSKEAARIEREIKRADKDIAALEKKLALPSFAEKAPPEVVAEARGQLDELKRKRAGLEEAKGLAAELG